TCGTCAAAATCAAATCTTGAGCGTGTCAGTAACGAGCAAGTCACGGTGATGAGTAGACAGGTGGTGGATGGATTCAATAGATCTTGTTAGGAGAAATGCTCCTCGTATTCTTTCTTCTCGTTCTTCATCAACTACTTCAGTAGCGACTGCTCTACCACCTCCGCTTGTGGTGTACTACATCTCGTCCTCCACATTACTTCGGGTCCGCCTTCCTCCTGGCTGGACGCCTGAGATCATTCTCGTCCACGCCGCATCCGGCACTGAGCCGAAACAGAGGGACGGGCCGAGACCTCAACGTTGAACACATTAAATGTACGGAGGTCTATGTCTCCAAGTCCTTGTGCCGTGTACGCCACTCTCCCCAGCTCCGTGGGTCTGTCTGCCGTTGTGATCATCCAATAGGCCGTTACTGCAAAGCCTGTCGAGAACCATGATTCTCCGGCTGATTCTGTCGTTTgcaaaaaaaataaaaagaatAATAATACCACGATTGCGCCGTTGCTGTGCTGCTGATGCAAATGGTACAGGTAATCCAAAGTGGTATCCGTGTTGAGTAAAAAgtgctgatgatgagaaTCGAACAAAAAAGGTATCGATTAAGGGGTGTTGGTCTTTTGTATCTGGATGCGTGATGTCGTCTGTTGAAAGCTATTATCGCGCTCGATGTGACCGCGGCGGTAATAGGTTCATCCGGCCGGCGATATCGCTCAGTTGCATTATGGTAGGGCTTGAGATTGACGTTCGCCGTGCGGCGCGAACAGTCGAATCTACCGTACGGCCACCTCGGTGAGCTGAGGAATTTCGTATCGTTCGTGGTCGGGTCGGATCTCGATGCTGAAGATGCTGCGGCCGGATTCTTCAGATAGCGCGGGACTCAAGCTTCCGCTGCCCCGGCTTGATGCGCTGTAACTGGAACTGCTGCCAACGGCCCACTCGTCGCTCGATGAGCTGCCACGTCGCTGGAGGTAGCCCATGTTGTACATCCGTCCGTACTCCTCGTCGAACGTCTTGGTTTGCTCGCCAATCTCAACATAGTCATACTCCCAACGAGTCTTCTTGTCGGCCTGCTGTTGAGGCAGGTACCGGGCCTTGGCAAAGTAGAAGATGCCGGCAGAAAGAAGGGAACCGCCAACCAGGTCGACTGCGTAGTGGTGGTTGAGGTACATCGTCGCCCACCAGATCCATCCGACATAAATCATGAAAAGGGGGCGGAAACGGGGGAAGCAGTAGCTCAGAATGAGAGCCTccatgacggcgtcggcggcgtgcagCGAGGGGAAGGCACCAAAGGGTACGGGGGCCGTCGTGAAGCTCGTTGTGTACATGTCGATTccgaggatggcgtcgatgcgggccaggccggcgggggATCCTTGCATGCCGTAGGCGGCGGGCGCCAGGCCATGCTCATTCTCGTACCAAGGGGGAGTGCAGGGGAAAACAAGCTGGATTGTGACGCCGAGAACGTTGAGCCATCCGAAGCACTTGGCGAAGACAGGGACGGTCTTGGGGGCAGCGAAGAAGAACAGAAAGCCGGCGCAGATGAAGGGGGCGCCAAAATGACCTAAGCCGTACGGGATCCAAGCGAGGATGTCGAGAACAGGGTGGGTGTGAGCGGACAAGATATTAGA
The DNA window shown above is from Colletotrichum destructivum chromosome 2, complete sequence and carries:
- a CDS encoding Putative phosphatidic acid phosphatase type 2/haloperoxidase, inositolphosphotransferase Aur1/Ipt1 translates to MRDFASFLQGKPTLPSLWTGNINFAKLNPIPHRYRPSRAKRNQKKRDTYNGAEDVISLQRSFNPLVTLRKLQNHKWRLLDLQYTILIALIIFSLCITPSAPLIKTLAVAGGLLLLTVPATSQFFFPGLSIWTYLIYFFCSRFIDAKYRPHIWVRVLPALENVLYGANLSNILSAHTHPVLDILAWIPYGLGHFGAPFICAGFLFFFAAPKTVPVFAKCFGWLNVLGVTIQLVFPCTPPWYENEHGLAPAAYGMQGSPAGLARIDAILGIDMYTTSFTTAPVPFGAFPSLHAADAVMEALILSYCFPRFRPLFMIYVGWIWWATMYLNHHYAVDLVGGSLLSAGIFYFAKARYLPQQQADKKTRWEYDYVEIGEQTKTFDEEYGRMYNMGYLQRRGSSSSDEWAVGSSSSYSASSRGSGSLSPALSEESGRSIFSIEIRPDHERYEIPQLTEVAVR